A single window of Alphaproteobacteria bacterium DNA harbors:
- a CDS encoding transposase: protein MKRFDQNDIGLLDDVRDRVTRMEVLEGPTGRRSWPDDVKARIVAESFEPGARVCDVARSHGLAPQHLSTWRGLARKGELDVAIGHDDLPAFATVEIMEEGTAGTSVLIEIEADGITVRLGADTPADRIAEIAAALRLAR, encoded by the coding sequence ATGAAACGTTTCGACCAAAACGACATCGGTTTGTTAGACGACGTTCGCGACCGTGTTACGCGAATGGAGGTTCTGGAGGGGCCGACCGGCCGTCGGTCTTGGCCGGACGATGTGAAGGCACGGATCGTGGCTGAGAGTTTCGAGCCGGGGGCACGGGTGTGCGATGTCGCCCGGAGCCATGGGCTGGCACCGCAGCATCTGTCGACCTGGCGGGGCCTGGCGCGAAAGGGAGAACTCGACGTTGCCATCGGGCATGACGATCTTCCGGCCTTCGCCACAGTCGAGATCATGGAAGAAGGCACGGCGGGAACGTCTGTACTGATTGAGATCGAGGCCGACGGCATCACGGTCCGTCTTGGCGCCGACACGCCGGCCGATCGGATCGCCGAGATCGCCGCCGCCTTGCGCCTCGCCCGGTGA
- the tnpB gene encoding IS66 family insertion sequence element accessory protein TnpB, translating to MIVPFQAVKIVIATKPVDFRKGHDGLAAYVEKELGLKAHSGIVVVFRAKRADRIKILVWDGNGLVLTYKRLEAGKFAWPAIKDGVMRLSKAQFEALFEGLDWRRVHGRRVRPPLLTE from the coding sequence GTGATCGTTCCCTTCCAGGCGGTCAAGATCGTGATCGCAACCAAGCCGGTCGACTTCCGCAAAGGCCATGACGGCCTGGCCGCCTATGTCGAGAAGGAACTCGGGCTGAAGGCGCATTCCGGGATCGTCGTGGTCTTTCGTGCCAAGCGCGCCGACCGGATCAAGATCCTGGTCTGGGATGGAAACGGGCTTGTGCTGACCTACAAGCGGCTGGAGGCGGGGAAGTTCGCCTGGCCGGCGATCAAGGACGGTGTGATGCGGCTTTCGAAGGCGCAGTTTGAGGCTCTTTTCGAGGGGCTCGATTGGCGGAGGGTCCATGGCCGGCGGGTACGCCCGCCGCTCCTCACGGAATAG